The Hevea brasiliensis isolate MT/VB/25A 57/8 chromosome 1, ASM3005281v1, whole genome shotgun sequence DNA segment aaagaatgccttaatcatctcttcatcaagcatatgctaggatttcgcctcgataggtccaagagacatgttctagagttggtgaggcatttttaggtttgcttgtatcttaaaaattttctcccaattttacaagttcaatgtgacagattaatggctatgaaggggtttaactagtttaactccacttaggtgatttagcttttcacaaacaacatattgaCGTTTgttttgcctatccagatacgttcattcctctatctcatggagtccaattattagctcactagaatttttagttatagttctaagtttcaGAAACTCAAGgttcaaaatttgcaaaatttttctGGAATTTTAATACACAAGCATGATATAGATAACtttaagcaatgtaatgatatgcaatgcatgGAATGACCTTGtagtacccccaaactcaaattagacattgtccttaatgttaacacaatatgcaaaattaaaagATAGCACAGAAATTATGagaaagcatattatgtattaagaatttaaaagttGAAACAAAAAGCAAGTAAAACTGACTTAACAGtgcagtttaggactaaggtatatgaaattatacaataaagaacctatcctatagtcctaactcTAAAAAGTCTCTGATAGTGACGATGGTCCATCTTCATTGAGCCTCTTCAGTATCATGTCCAGCTTGTCATGGGCTTCCTATAGGCTGTCCTCGAGTGTCTGCATTCTATTGTTGAGCATGGTCTCCTTACGCTACAAGTATGCAAAGATCGGGTCTGCAGGTGATGGTGTATATGGAGGCACTCGAGCGGAAGACTCATGATAGAGTGGCTCTTGAGCTTCCTCCTGGGCATGTGAGGGTTCACCAGGGCCTTCTCGTGCTTCATCTCTCCTAAGGATGACATTCCCTTCAACGTCCATCAAGTAGCAGGTGTTGCCAactttcttacatatccccatggatacacAGATGGTTTGATCGATCTTTGAGGTCCCAGCGATAGAGCGCAGCCTATGATGGCCTGGAACGAATTCGAAGTGGAGTGCAATGGCTGTGATAAGGCCACCAAGTATGATTTGCCCTGTAGGCTAGTGAGATAGGCGGCGAAAGTGGTTGTAGAAGAAGAATCCGGTGCTGCAGCACTGCCCGGTGAACATACACCAAAGGAAGAAGAGTTTATTGGCGTTCACTATGCCTAAGCTATCAACGCGGCCCATGATAGTGTGTGCAGCTAACCGGTGCATGTAACACAATGCAGGACTGGTGATACCTATAGATTTTGACTTGCTGGAGTTATAAGGCTCTGTGTTCAGGGCTATAGAATGCCAGAAGTCAATGCTGTTGTAGACCGTCCGGTTTTGTGGGATTTCTTGGTGTTCGGTGCTGTCGAATttgaagatggcattgaactcgtcTATATTCATTACCCGGTCGACACCAAGGAGCCGAAATTCAACCTGCCCCTGTCCTCCCTATCAGTGGGACATAAAGTGGCCCTAAAGCTCCCCATAAACTCTAGTGTGGTGTCTCGATAGGCAggaaattggagttgggcgaatctggtccacccaatgctgtcaagGAGTCTGTTGAATTCGTCTTGCAGCCCAATTTGTTCCAGCAGCCCAAAATCCATATACTTTGTGGAGATTATTTTCCTGGTGCGAAGTCGGGTGCATAGATCTCTATGGGCATCGTCGCGGAATCCCCAAGTGCTGGAGAAGTCCGGCTGTGGTGGCTGTTGGGGTTGCAgtggaggtggtggaggtggtgctacccttgttcttgggcgtTGTGGTGATGGCTGAGGGGTTAGGGTGAGGAACTGCTTCCTTATcttgaggaagagcccattcttCTTACTGGtctctttgcaggagccattAGTGACTTTGGAagagggaaaactagggtttggtgAGGGGAAAGGAGATTatagaggtttttataggctagaagAAGTGGAAAGGAAGGGTTTTGGCATGGGGAACAGTTTAAGGACGAGAGGTGAATTTAAAGGGTCATTGTGACCCTTCGTTTCGCCTATTTCTCGCCTCAGGAGTCAAATCTGCGACATGATACAcaggtcgtgtatcactacacgggtcccgacatgtagacccgtgtaatcttctGCCTAAAAATTTTTACTTTTGCTAAGATACATGGTCCGTGTAAATTAGCTCAGGGACTTGTGTAACTTCCTGTCTCTCAAGTTGTCTCACTGAATATGTTACACGATCCGTGCAAATTACAGCGGGGACCCGTGTAATTTCCTATAGCCTTATGTCCAGGCTCCAGAATGTTACACGGTGCGTGTAAATTATTACACGGACCATGTAACTTTCtgccttttcatttttttttaatatcaagtGCTCAGACCAATCCTATTTACATAAATGAGATGAATGCAAGAATTAATAGCATGATTACTTCCCCGGTTTTGCTCAATTTCCTCTTGTATGGTTTTGACTTGACAATTCTTCTCCTCTCTTActttcaattccttgcttttccagaATTGATATCTTGGGGTTCCTACAAAATAAAACACGAATAAATATagaacaaaaattaaaataagaaagagaaagaaggaaaattcaaaaaattttggaTTGCCTCtaaaaaagcgcttgtttataatCTTTACCTGGACTTTCCTTTTATTGTTCATAGTCTGTCCGGAGAGTTGTCGAAGGTGTAATTGACTCccttttctatgggttctccctgaaagtagggcttcagcctctgcccattgactttAAATACGCCTGAAGTTTAGCTCCACACTTCTTCTGCTCCATGCGGGAAGACTTGGGTTACCTTAAAAGGTCcgaaccatcttgatttcagctttcctggaaagagtttcaatctggaGTTGAATAACAGGACAAGATCCCCTACTTTGATTTCCTTTCTCGAGATGTGCCTGTTTTAGTTTTGTCCTtgaagatcctagcattttcatgaGCATCTTGTCTGATCTCTTCTAGCTTATTGAGCTGTAGAAGTCTTTTTTCGCCAACAGCTTTAAGGTCATAGTTTAGGGTTTGGATGGCCCAAtaggctttgtgttcaagttTGACGGGTAAGTGGCAGGCTTTCCCATAGACCAAGCGAAAGGGTGTTAttccaataaaagttttatatgcagtgcggtataccCACAATGCATCATCTAGTTTCATGGACTAGTCTTTCCTTGAGCGATTGACTATTTTCTCAAGGATATGTTTTAGCTCCCGATTTAAAATTTCTACTTggccgctggtttgaggatggtaaggaattgccactttgtgagttactccatatttcttcaataaattttcaaattgtcgattacagaagtgacttcctccatcgttGATTATCACTCTTGGtgagccaaatcttgtgaagatgttcgtTTTGAGGAATTTGGTTATCACTCTTGCCTCATTTGTTGGTGTGGCtactgcttctacccattttgacacatagtcaatgcCAACTAGGATATACTTATTTCCAAAGGAAGTtgggaatgggcccatgaagtctattccccatacatcaaatagTTCGATCTCAAGTATACTGTGCAGGGGCATCTCATTCTTTCTTGAAATGTTTCTcgtctttggcattgatcacaagctagcataAAGAATCTTACAttcttaaacaaatgtggccagtaaaaccctactTGCAAAACCTTGGCTGCTGTTTTTGTGGTactaaaatgtcctccatataatgatgaatggcagtgttgcagaatgctctctatttcctcttccggaatgcatcttcttattagcccattattacatctcttgtacagtagaggttcctcccatgtatAGAATCGCACATCAtgcagaaatttcttcttttgctgataagtcatgtttggaggcaatatcctgcatacaagaaaattaacaaagttagcATACCATAGAGCTTGGGAGAAtgctagtaattgctcatcaggaaataaaTCATTAATTGGCAATTCCTTGATGTCCCCTGTGTCTTCCAGTTTCAGCCTAGAGAGATGGTCAGCTATTATGTTTTTGGATCTCTTTTTATCCTTGATTTTAAGGTCAAATTCTTACAGGAGTAAAATCCATcaaatcaaccttggttttgcctccttcttgttcaaaaggtaccggatggcagcatgatctgtgaatacaatgacttttgacccaattaagtaggatctaaatttgtcaattccaaacactactgctaggaattccttttctgtggtagcataattgatttgcgtaCTATCGAGTGTCTTACTAGCGTAATAAATGgcgtggagctttttatcttttctttgcccgagcactgctctATTTGCATAGTCACTTacatcgcacatcacctcgaatggtagctcccaatctggtggttgcattattggtgctgcaatcagggcttctttgatcctattgaaggagacaaggcaattttcatcaaaatcaaagagaacatcttgacttaacaagttggtaagtggcttagttattttggaaaaatctttaatgaatcttctatAGAAGCCTGCATATCCCAAAAAGCTTCGTACtcctttgactgatgttggtggtggcatctttttaatgatttcaatttttgtcttatcaacttcaattcctctttctgatatcaaatgtcccaaaaCTATACATTTCCTTactatgaagtggcatttttcccaatttaggagtaggtttgattcttcacatctttgcaatactttggataagttagctaggcaatcatcaaaagtagttccatagataaaaaaatcatccataaaaacctctgTAATATTTTCActataatcagaaaaaatggccatcatgcatctttgaaaagtagcggaggcattacaaagaccaaagggcattcttctatatgcaaatgttccataagggcatgtgaatatgatcttttcttagtcttctgggtgaataggaatttggaagaatcccgaatacccatctaaatagcagaagtaggaatgttttactaatctttctaacatttagtctatgaaaggaagaggaaaatagtcctttctggtggcactattcaatttcctataatctatgcacatacgCTAACTAGTAACTATCCtaatagggattagttcattatttgcattttgaatgacagttgtcccacttttcttaggcactacatgtactggactaacccatttgctATCAGATATTGGGTATAATACCTGCATCCAATAGTTTCAGAATTTCCTTTTTTACTACTTTTATGTTTGAGTTAAGTTTTCTTTGATGTTCAATTGTGgatttactattttcttccataggtatcctatgcatgcaaatgaaAGGATTAATCCCTTTcaagtcttctattttataccctatgctcttgctatgggtcctaagtACCCTTAGTaattttttctcttctatttCAGATAGACTGGCATTGATAATAACAAGATATTCAGAATTTGAGTCCAGGAATGCGTACCTTAGTGTAGAGGGAAGAGGCTTAAGTTCTACCTGTTTGGTATTTTCCTGAAGCTTGCCTCTGCGTTGTTCCTCCTTTAACTCTTCTATAGCGAAGACTTGAGCCAATAGTAGAGGTGGATTAGCTGTCAAGGATTGCGCACAAGTTGCAATTTTCGTGTTCTCCTTCTCTGCTGTGTGGCTGTGCATGATGGATGCTCCTAAAAGATCTTCAGGATGTGCTTTAATGAATTTCTCTTCAACTTATTTGTCAATTATATCAACATTGAAACATTTATCAAGTTCAAGTTTGTGTTTCATTGCGTTGAAcaggttgaactccacttcttcatctcctaccttgagagttaaTTGTCCGTTCTTAACGTCTATGATAGCTCCAGCAGTTGCTAAAAAAGGTCTTCCCAGGATTATAGGGATTTGGACGTCTTCCTCCATTTCCAGTACAACAAAATCAACTGAGATAAAGAACTTTCCCACCTTGATAGGGATGTTTTTTAGAATGCCCACAGGGTATTTCATAGATCAATCAGCCAGTTATAATGAAATTGTTGTAGGCTTAAGTTCCCCCACATCAAGCTTCTGACATATTGACAAAGGCATCAGACTCAATCTTGCACCTAAATCACAGAAGGCTTTGTCTATATTCATGTTACCAATAAGACAAGATATGGAGAAACTTCCTGGATCCTTGAGTTTTGGTGGCAGCTTGTTCTGCAATATGGCACTATATTCCTCTGTAAGAGCAACTGTCTCATAGTCCTCCAGccttcttttctttgataaaatgTCTTTGAGGAACTTGGCATAAGATGGCATTTGAGAGAGTACTTCTGTAAAATGAATGTTTATATAGAGTTTCTGCAAAACTTCTAGaaactttccaaactgcttgtccaatttggctttctggaaTCTCTGAGGAAAGGGTAGAAGAGGCTGATATGGTTCTGatagcttctttttcttccttgcttcctctttttgattctctttagcttcttcctttttctcctcTATTTGGTTTTCAGATTTATCAGAGGCTCTCTCAGTTAGTTCTTCCTCTGACTGTTTCAAAATTCTttcactcctcaatgtaactgccttacagtgATCTCTTGGGTTCATCTCCAGTTGACTAGGTAGCTTACCAGCAGTTTTTCTTGAAGAgcttgcttgctgagcaatttgattttcaagcatcttattgtgggtggcaagttggtccattctagaaGCTAGCTGTTTGATCATTTTATTTTGCTGTTGCTGGGCTACTAGGAagctttccatcatggattccatagtcgACCTTGGTTCAGGCTGTTGGCTCTGAgggggtggctgtggctgtgTAGGGTTTTGTCCCCTATTCTGAAATCCCGGAGGTGCTGGTGGTCTATATCCTTACTGTTTGTTCATTGGCTGATTTTGTGAatttgaccatgagaaatttgggtggttcctccatccaggtttgtatgtatttgaatatggattgtgggactgtctctggttgaagttccctccgttattcacatagttcatatgTTCTGTGGGGAGTTCATTGAAGCTGTTATACTCTGAacccatgtatcctcctccacaGCTATCATTGTGTTGACTGCTCATCCCTATAGCATTGGCTTGTATTTTATCAAGCCTCTTTATGAGctggtcaaattgagcatttattatgcttagggcatccacttctagAAGCCATGTTGTTTTCCTTGTATTccccctttcatttgaccactcgtagttgtgatatgcgaccctctccagaagttcaagtgcttgatccactgttttctccattaggtcaccttctgctGCTGAATCtattgtgctccttgtagagggcagtagcccattatagaagttctgaatcaggagccaatcttctatgccatggtgcaagcattctctctgtaggtccttatatctctcccatgcatcatagagtgattcaccttccctttacctaaaggtgttgagttcaactctcaactttgcagtctttgcaggtgggaagtaccttgctagaaaagcttgtgagaggtctttccaagtggtgaatgttccagctggttgagaaagtaatcaCTTCCTTACTCTATCTCGAAGGGAAAAtggaaatgctctgagtcttatagcttgatcagagactccattcatcttgaatgtgtcacaaagggcaagaaagcactggaggtggtaATACgaatcttctgttggtgaacccccaaactgggtctattggatcatctggagccatgccggttttaattcaaaattgCTGGCATCCACTTTGGGTCTTGTAACACTAGGTTGGAATCCTTGTATAGTGGGAGCTCCGTGATCCTTCAAAAGTCTTGGcttgttgttgttattgttggcCATATTTGAAATTTCTGGATTTCTTCttgttcttcatgtttcctttctctcctgataGTTCTTAGGGTTCTGTCTATCTCTGGATCTAAATCAAAGACTTCTTCCTTTGGTCTCGTTCTGGTCATGTACCAAACCAATCACCTGAAAAAGAATAAGAGAATAAAAcaatttaaacaaaattaaacaataaataaaaatgcctaaatcagctaaattacttATCGCCTAATATTACTAATATTAAAACTCCCTGGCAACAGCGTTAAAaatttgtttgctggttttacaaccacgcaagtgcacggatcgcgaacaagtaataaagtagtgagtaaagTATCGTCTCACGAGGAGTTTAATTAGTAAATATCAAGCTACACAGTGATTTTAGCTGTCTAGGCTGTCGAATAAAATGAGGGAATGAAACTTGTCTATTTTAAACGctagaataaaagaaatataataaacttaaaatggaatggtctattttgaaataattcaagaattaagatttcacactttaaccttactATGGATATAATCTTGtctatttactggattgagaatcatttgccttgatgaaaattaatcataagatatcctaagtcctctctcaaggtacctaaggtgttttttaattaacttaaaccctactttcgtggtgattaaattaattaaaaccctttaagatctttgactaaTTTCGAAACTCCACAaaagtcatcagcctatctctaggtcagatttcctaggttcaaaatcttgattttctaatattaatcttcacctttcagtccttcaattaatatctgtaatcaatactaagtgggtaccaacacatagcatgtattaagatcacaagaaattaaatcaaggaacatatctcaaatccaataaacaaaacttaatgtttgtccataataatgattacaagcattactctcataattccagaatatgaaaattactcactcatggtgagttcagcaaacatgataaaaataaaataagggacAACAAAAATCCTCTAAAAGAAATAAAACGCAAACAACGAAGAGGATTTGCAGCTTTGATCATGTGAAACTTCAGCTGAAGGCTCCTCCTTGATACTGATGTCCTCCTCCTCTAGACAGCTGTGAGAAAGTGATTATACAGCTCTGGGATTTCCTCTCTCTCCTCTTCTTTTTCTGTTATCTGCAGCCTCTATTTATATTAAATGGCCTAGGATTAGGTTTTCAGAGTCCTTAAGCCATTAAAAGTATGTTCTAAGTGTAAAAGAATGGAGCTGAAATCAAATCAGGAAGCTGACTGCTGCACgatacacggcccagggccgtgtaactaacTAGAGTTATGAATGTTTGCATCTCGCGATGTCACAGAAGATTACACGGGGCGCAGCTGGTTACACGGGTCcaagtacatggcccgtgtacttttgttcttcaGAGAATTCTTCAAACCTAGtcaggcagagacttacacgggtttcTATGATTTAGACGGATctgagtacacggcccgtgtactacgTTTCTTCCTTATCTCTTTCAGCTTTCCCTTGGCAgcaggttacacgggtctgtatctctgcttacacaacccgtgtaaggTATATCAGCAACACTTCTCTTCCCTTTGTGTTTTTTCAAGCTTTCTTTTGTACTCCTATACCTTGGAACTTCAtacaaacacctgaaatgatacagaaaacatgaaatttagattttgttaatgaaaatcacaaaagttaatgaaattaatgactATACATAAGATTGCTTGCCTACATGGTAtgaaatagtatacaaatgtgcttaaaaatatctagatAATACAAGTCTATCAGTATCCTCCCTCATCTTCTCATGGTACGCATGGAATCCCCATCTCTCTTATCAAGTGCTTCCACTGCCATATgatgaaaaaaatgaaaattattttcagaaatttccGTAGTGAATATTGATTTCAGTTTCCAGGAtggtattataaatttataatcaaCCTGCAAATAACATTTTTCATGTTGTTTAGTACCTTCAAGACATAGATGCTATAGGTAATACATTCTGATGTATGTTGTGGCAACTCAGGATTATATTGGCAGTTGGATTCTCCATGCTGATTATAGGAGCAATGTCAAACTCAAAATCCAGGAAGTCATGCGAGTTATCCCACCATCTAGTGCTCTCTATGTGAGGTATTCTATGTTTCATTCATGGACTCTTCATAGTTGGCTATTATGTACCTGCCACTGCTGCAGCCAAAGACGAAAGGGCAAAGAGCCCATGCTTAAGCAAGTTCTTTCTCATTTATCCCATTTTTTCCTGCTTGTTCCCATGTTGCCTGATTTGTTTTGTAACACTAAAATCATTGTGTAGAAAGGCAGTATGCCTCAGACACATTTGCTAATTAAATCAACcagtaaacttattttatgaAAGATAAAAACAATGCAAAGGCAAATGTGAATGAAATCCCTAAATTTCTGAATTTGTCAAATTACATCAAATCAGGAAATGGTAAGCACTGAAAAATGGGTTCCGAAAACTAATACAAAAAGGAAGATGGTTATCTGAAACCTACTATTTGCCAAAGGTATGAGACTGTTTCTTCCAAAGAGAAAAAAGGGTACTTAAAAATCTTTCGTTGTCATCATCAGCCGGGCCTTTGTGGCCAGGACCAGTTCTCCTACGCAATAACATGTTGTGAATGTTAAGCAACACACCGCCATTAGCAATGGTAACAGAACCAAGCAGCTTGCTCAGTTCCTCATCATTGCTGATCGCCAACTGAATGTCTTGGCACAACTCGGTTCTTTTTGTTGTCCCTTGCTGCGTTCCCAGCCAACTCCAACACCTGTACCCGCCAATAAATTCCAAATTCACAATACCATATATCAGTACAACAGTACCCAAAAGAAACCCCTAATCCCTGCTAATTTTCATAGTAATGACTACTGTTATCTCAAAAGAAACCCAAGTAAAGATTGAACTCTTTCCAAGAGACCAAACATACAAGCAGGCAGGAACCATGGGGAGAGGTTCATAGGGCTGATAATCCAAGTAAAATTATAACCTAGAAAGCATACTGATTAGCTTCATGTCTCCAGCTTTGGTGAACTCAGTTCCACAGTGATACATCTACTCATCTTGCCATTACAACCACCTTTTGAATAAAGGTAACATAACAAAAGCTTCTAACATGAACAGGATCTCTGTACAACAAAATTTCAGGCATATCACTCAAACCCCAGCCCCCCCACCCCCCCTCTCTCCTCTTCTTCTATCATTCAGGATCTATTTGAGCtgctgtcaaaaaaaaaaaaataccattTTAAAAATGTTTATTAAAGACCTTAAAATTttggttttaatttaaatttaatatattttagctATAAAAACTTCAAAACAGTAAAACATCTTTTTCAAACTGCTTTTTTTCAACATCTAAAACCAACATGACACAATCAACACAAACAATCAAGTCACAACAAAAAATTATGGCTCAAAGCAATCGATCAAATATTCACCACCTCAAGGTAATATATATCTTCAAACAATTGATAGACAATTAATGACAAAAATGCTAAAGTTTAAAGAAAAAACAGATAATAGGAGAAATGAAATTCTCAAATCTGGAAAGAGCATCTAAAGTAATTAAAAACAAGGATTACAATAAATTCCTCCAACCTATAATGGCAAATTCCTGAGTTTGGTGTTATGCAAACGTTGAGAAAGgagagagagggaaagtaaaTAGTTCAGAACATAGTTTAGCTAACTCTAGAGCACATAACATTTTAAGATGTAGCCACCTTGTCACCTGACCAAGTTAGCAACCTATACAAAATAATAAGTTCCATTACATATGGTAAAAGATATGGTGGCTATCAATTCTCTAATATATATGAAAATAGCTTGGatacaataaaatattttatttcattagatATGACAACTTAAACACATGAGTTTTAATTCAGCAATACACTTGAAGCAAAGATTGACAAGAAATAAAGTATCCCACTTTGTAAAGTAGATATGCCACATAAATACTTAAATTGCCATAAACAGAACATTGCAATAGAAAATACTCTCCAGCAAGAGATTGCTGAAGATATAGAATCAGCTCATATTAAAGTTTCATAGTCACCAAATCACAAATCCAGAAATAAATAATAACCTAGCAAAACCTAGCTACTATGACATAAACCCAACCAAGAAAGCCATAATTTATACCTTCACAAAGCCTAATCCTACTCAGTTTTATATGCAGCCAACATCAGCTTTGCCTGCTCCCTTATCAACTCATTCCTCTTCAGAAACAGCTCCAACTCAGCAACATGCAACTGCCTCCATTTCTCTTCCATCTCGGCCTTTTTAGCACCCTCCAACATATCCAGTCCCCTCTTTACCACATACTCCTCCATTCCTCCTACACTCGCGCTCTTATCAAATTGTACAGTCTGTTTCAGACCAGAATGCCTATCCAACTCAACCTCCATCTTATCAACCTTCTCAGTCTCCTTCTCCACATCCACACCTAGTTCTGCCTTCAATGCAGCCAAACTCTTACCTCTCAGACTATTAATAGCACCCTTTGCTTTGCCATTCGACTTAACACCCAAATCCACTCCTCCGCCACTAGTTGCTTCACTACCCCATATCTTTTTTGACAAATCGAAGGACTTTTGGTCATGAGCTTTCGAAAATGTCTTCTCTTCACCCTTTTTCCCTTTGCTCACATGGTTCTCAAACTTCTTCTTTAACCTCCAAACCTTATCCTTCAACtggcttaaagagacatcaaagtGAAGCGATTTCTTAATGAAATCATAAAATGAAGACATATCCTTTGCAGGGTCGACTCCTTTCTTTTCCGTGAAATCAATGATGCCCTTTAACACCGCGATCTCATCATCCTCGCTCCAGAGACGTTGGAACAGCTGTTTCTTTGTATCCTCAGATTTTTCAACAACTCCATCGGATTCCAAATCTTTATTCTTGCC contains these protein-coding regions:
- the LOC110672119 gene encoding GLABROUS1 enhancer-binding protein-like — protein: MAPKRSTPLEDPPAASSSQEEESSSGEEEDGEEEEGSSSEEEQTQGKPQKPYSQPPPQTQTAKSVSKKPDSTTKQAGSVSDSDESDSESDSDDGRPNHARDATVKPIASKPMEETHPKTTKPRTKPSASSPATTKSAAAVKRASETDRDPKDSKRGKNKDLESDGVVEKSEDTKKQLFQRLWSEDDEIAVLKGIIDFTEKKGVDPAKDMSSFYDFIKKSLHFDVSLSQLKDKVWRLKKKFENHVSKGKKGEEKTFSKAHDQKSFDLSKKIWGSEATSGGGVDLGVKSNGKAKGAINSLRGKSLAALKAELGVDVEKETEKVDKMEVELDRHSGLKQTVQFDKSASVGGMEEYVVKRGLDMLEGAKKAEMEEKWRQLHVAELELFLKRNELIREQAKLMLAAYKTE